One Anaerolineae bacterium genomic region harbors:
- a CDS encoding response regulator, with product MMSVDLEKVSLADITIVIVEDDPNSYRATMSLLKMAGAQEVHACTSVDSAMALAEKLPKVDLFLVDIYMPGETGFDLLKRIRAHPGLKNSKVVALTASVMFADIRRIKAAGFDSFIGKPTRPGRFPDQIRAILAGEELWEWR from the coding sequence ATGATGAGCGTTGATTTAGAGAAGGTTAGTTTAGCCGATATAACCATAGTGATTGTTGAGGATGACCCCAACTCTTACCGGGCCACGATGAGCCTGCTAAAAATGGCCGGGGCGCAGGAAGTGCATGCCTGCACGTCTGTGGATAGCGCCATGGCCCTGGCCGAAAAATTGCCCAAAGTTGATCTGTTTTTGGTTGATATTTACATGCCGGGCGAAACCGGCTTTGACCTGCTCAAACGCATCCGCGCCCATCCTGGCCTGAAAAACAGTAAAGTGGTGGCCCTGACGGCCAGCGTTATGTTTGCCGACATCCGCCGGATCAAGGCTGCCGGGTTTGACAGTTTTATCGGCAAACCTACCCGTCCCGGCCGTTTTCCCGACCAAATCCGGGCTATTTTGGCGGGGGAGGAGTTGTGGGAATGGCGATAG
- a CDS encoding protein kinase: MTSELVGKTIGGYKLVETMGAGGLAVVYKAYQPNLKRWVAVKVLHHKDSETLIRFQREAQAIARLRHRNIVIVYEYGEQDSWPYIAMEYIEGGTLANRLQGQPLDWVKVTNLAIALAEALDYAHQNGLVHRDVKPSNILMAQEDWPLLADFGLVKLPDAEFVLTGTGVSMGTPAYVAPEQARGVAVDSRSDMYSLGVVMFEMLTGRLPFDYPNPNKILLAHISEPVPSPRQFNPACPVGLQEVILTAMQKSPVKRYGDMQLMGHALKDVLASSKQRPAFYASPPSSQVTTLKTADLPGQAARTAGPEPAPCDARLFLVEPRVTIPLPDQENLIVGRTHRQTVADIDLGPHGAAEAGVSRRHARLLKQSDGWFIDDLDSLNGTYVNEVKVKPGLPLLLKDGDLIRCSHFSFLFLITAKT, encoded by the coding sequence CGAGCGAGTTGGTAGGCAAAACAATCGGCGGCTATAAACTGGTTGAGACAATGGGCGCAGGCGGCCTGGCCGTTGTCTACAAAGCCTACCAGCCCAACCTGAAACGCTGGGTGGCGGTAAAAGTGCTGCACCATAAAGATAGTGAAACCCTGATCCGCTTTCAGCGCGAAGCCCAGGCCATTGCCCGCCTGCGCCACCGCAATATTGTGATTGTTTACGAGTACGGCGAGCAGGATAGCTGGCCCTACATTGCCATGGAATACATCGAAGGTGGCACATTGGCCAACCGTTTGCAGGGGCAGCCGCTGGATTGGGTCAAAGTGACCAACCTGGCCATTGCCCTGGCCGAAGCCCTGGATTACGCCCACCAAAACGGCCTGGTCCACCGGGATGTCAAACCCTCCAATATCCTGATGGCCCAAGAAGATTGGCCCCTGCTGGCCGATTTTGGGCTGGTCAAACTGCCGGATGCCGAGTTTGTGTTGACCGGCACGGGCGTTTCTATGGGCACCCCGGCCTACGTGGCCCCGGAGCAGGCCCGCGGCGTGGCCGTTGACAGCCGCTCCGATATGTACTCGTTGGGCGTGGTTATGTTTGAAATGTTGACCGGTCGCCTGCCCTTTGACTATCCCAATCCCAATAAAATCTTGTTGGCCCATATCTCCGAGCCGGTTCCCTCGCCCCGCCAGTTCAACCCCGCTTGCCCGGTGGGGCTGCAAGAAGTCATTCTCACGGCCATGCAAAAATCGCCCGTTAAGCGTTATGGCGATATGCAATTAATGGGCCACGCCCTCAAAGACGTGCTGGCCTCGTCAAAGCAACGGCCCGCCTTTTACGCCAGCCCGCCGTCGTCGCAGGTGACCACCTTAAAAACAGCCGATTTGCCCGGCCAGGCAGCCCGGACGGCTGGGCCGGAACCGGCTCCCTGTGACGCCCGGCTGTTTCTGGTTGAGCCAAGAGTGACCATCCCGCTGCCGGATCAGGAGAACTTGATCGTTGGCCGCACCCATCGCCAAACTGTGGCCGATATTGACCTTGGCCCGCACGGGGCTGCCGAGGCAGGCGTTTCTCGCCGGCATGCCCGGCTGCTTAAACAGAGCGACGGCTGGTTCATTGACGACCTGGACAGCTTGAACGGCACCTACGTGAATGAAGTCAAAGTTAAACCGGGCCTACCCTTGTTGCTCAAAGATGGCGACCTGATCCGTTGCAGTCACTTTTCTTTTTTATTTTTGATAACGGCCAAAACCTGA
- a CDS encoding HAMP domain-containing histidine kinase, which yields MQNTRLPEPQRYTLVFLLISAVILAALFFLGRLVVGQNTLNFLFWLLAALILLAVYFSHRLYQNNLQKVCAALKATRQHLQKAEHAAAEAKALQHRFISNLSHEMRTPLTAIINFSYILSQTDGGGDMSEEQKLDYLGRIYEAGEFLRDIANDLLDLAKIEAGQMELFWEPVDLAEISAGVMKTVAGLIEDKPIALRQEIPPYLPAINADKVRIRQILLNLLSNAAKYTNQGDITLRVTDHNSQLKISVIDTGIGIKTEDFERIFEEFQQAEEAFTLRKPGAGLGLPISKKFVELHGGQLWVESEKGRGSAFHFTLPLNTSTPATPENEGQSLVENEA from the coding sequence ATGCAAAATACTCGCCTTCCAGAACCCCAAAGATATACCCTGGTTTTTCTACTTATCAGCGCCGTTATTCTGGCCGCGCTTTTTTTCCTGGGCCGGCTGGTGGTAGGGCAAAACACGCTGAATTTTCTCTTTTGGTTGTTGGCTGCTCTCATTTTGTTGGCCGTTTACTTTAGCCATCGGCTTTACCAAAACAATTTGCAAAAAGTTTGCGCCGCGTTAAAAGCCACCCGGCAACATCTTCAAAAAGCTGAACATGCCGCCGCCGAAGCCAAAGCGCTCCAACATCGTTTTATCAGCAATCTCAGCCACGAGATGCGTACCCCCTTAACCGCTATCATTAATTTCTCTTACATCCTTTCCCAAACCGATGGCGGCGGCGACATGTCTGAAGAGCAAAAATTGGATTATTTGGGCCGCATTTACGAGGCCGGCGAGTTTTTACGCGATATTGCCAATGATTTACTGGACCTGGCCAAAATTGAAGCCGGGCAAATGGAATTGTTTTGGGAGCCGGTAGACCTGGCCGAAATCAGCGCGGGTGTGATGAAAACCGTGGCCGGGCTGATTGAGGATAAGCCCATTGCCTTACGCCAGGAGATTCCCCCCTATTTACCTGCCATCAACGCTGATAAGGTCCGCATCCGGCAAATCCTGCTCAATCTTTTGAGTAATGCGGCCAAATACACCAACCAGGGTGACATCACCTTGCGGGTGACAGACCACAATAGCCAGCTTAAAATAAGCGTGATTGATACCGGCATTGGCATTAAAACCGAAGATTTTGAACGTATCTTTGAGGAGTTTCAGCAAGCAGAAGAGGCTTTTACCTTACGAAAACCGGGGGCCGGCCTGGGCTTGCCTATCAGTAAAAAATTTGTTGAATTGCACGGCGGTCAATTGTGGGTTGAAAGCGAAAAGGGGCGGGGGTCGGCCTTTCACTTTACCTTACCCCTCAACACCTCCACCCCCGCTACTCCCGAAAATGAGGGCCAATCTCTGGTTGAAAATGAGGCATGA